From Antennarius striatus isolate MH-2024 chromosome 14, ASM4005453v1, whole genome shotgun sequence, the proteins below share one genomic window:
- the gpr3 gene encoding G protein-coupled receptor 3, with translation MALNASEPGWEESSGADPFFPLSQLESSPAYEEPPLTVWGIALCVSGTLIATENAIVVTTILATPSLRAPVFLLLASLGLADLLAGVTLVLHFLFLFCVKPNDWSELVTSGLLVTSLTASLCSLMGVALDRYLSLSHALTYGSSQSRCRAAILLLVVWVSACMIGAGPAMGWHCLGDPNSCSVARPLTRTYLSLLCGGFLVVVMVTLQLYAGICRVARRHAHAIATQRHSLPAKQSYASKHGSGRGFSRLILVLSVFVGCWMPFSLWGLLGDASSPPLYTYATLVPAAGSSLLNPILYSLRNKDIRKVLIQACCPHRHTQHTHAHYPVDV, from the coding sequence ATGGCCCTGAACGCCTCTGAGCCGGGCTGGGAGGAGTCCTCAGGTGCAGACCCCTTCTTCCCTCTCAGCCAGTTGGAAAGCTCCCCTGCATATGAAGAGCCCCCCCTCACGGTGTGGGGTATTGCCCTTTGTGTTTCAGGAACTCTCATTGCCACTGAAAATGCCATCGTGGTCACGACCATTCTGGCCACCCCCTCCCTTCGGGCCCCTGTTTTCCTGCTGCTGGCGAGCCTCGGATTGGCTGATCTCCTAGCAGGTGTTACTCTGGTCCtgcatttcctcttcctgttttgcGTGAAGCCTAACGATTGGTCAGAATTGGTGACTTCAGGACTTCTGGTGACATCACTAACTGCCTCTCTATGTAGCCTGATGGGCGTCGCTTTGGATCGATACCTGTCTTTAAGCCACGCCCTCACCTATGGGTCAAGCCAATCCCGTTGCAGAGCCGCTATCCTCCTATTGGTCGTCTGGGTGAGCGCATGTATGATCGGGGCGGGGCCTGCAATGGGATGGCACTGTCTGGGTGACCCCAACTCTTGTTCTGTAGCACGACCTTTGACCCGGACGTACCTATCGCTGCTGTGTGGTGGCTTCCTggtggttgtcatggtaactCTGCAGTTGTATGCGGGGATCTGCCGTGTGGCGAGGCGGCACGCCCACGCCATCGCTACCCAGAGGCACTCTCTCCCAGCCAAACAATCATATGCAAGCAAACATGGCAGCGGGCGGGGCTTCTCCCGTCTGATCCTGGTGctcagtgtgtttgtgggcTGCTGGATGCCCTTCTCTCTCTGGGGGCTGCTGGGAGACGCGTCCAGCCCCCCCCTGTACACCTATGCCACCTTGGTGCCAGCAGCTGGCAGCTCGCTGCTGAACCCCATCCTCTACAGTCTCAGAAACAAAGACATCCGCAAGGTGCTGATCCAGGCCTGCTGCCCCCAccgacacacacaacacacacacgcacactatCCTGTTGATGTGTAG
- the cd164l2 gene encoding CD164 sialomucin-like 2 protein, translating to MFEDYKVFLILKPFPDTKSFHSCCSWSSVDVRMQQLVLKVLCSTALVLAAVPSVESQSDCSQAESCDLCVGNSMLNLTGCVWRLCPDGDDKGTCVTDEGNSTDMNCRVSRVPELCTAVETVAEGGGDGDDSKTPTQFSQAKFDMSSFIGGIILVLCVQAGGLFAMRFLKSKEQSNYDPIDL from the exons ATGTTTGAAGACtacaaagtgtttttaattttaaaaccttttcctGACACTAAATCTTTTCACAGCTGTTGTTCGTGGAGCTCCGTGGATGTCAGGATGCAGCAGCTGGTATTGAAGGTCCTCTGTTCCACGGCACTGGTGTTGGCAGCGGTTCCCTCTGTGGAGTCACAGTCAG ACTGTTCTCAAgctgagtcatgtgacctaTGCGTTGGAAACTCCATGCTTAACTTGACAGGCTGCGTCTGGAGGCTTTGCCCAGATG GTGATGACAAAGGCACATGTGTGACTGACGAGGGAAACTCCACAGACATGAACTGCAGAGTGTCTCGAGTGCCTGAGCTGTGCACAG cTGTAGAGACTGTGGCTGAGGGAGGAGGTGATG GGGATGACAGCAAAACACCCACGCAGTTCTCCCAGGCCAAGTTTGACATGTCCAGTTTCATCGGTGGGATCATACTCGTGCTGTGTGTGCAGGCGGGAGGCTTGTTCGCCATGCGATTCCTCAAATCTAAAGAACAAAGCAACTATGATCCCAT CGACCTCTAG